Part of the Pseudomonas chlororaphis genome, AAGCACCGAAGACAACACCGACAACATCGCCCAGTTGTGTGGCTACCGTTCGGTGGAAAGCTTTCGCGTGGCGTTTCGCAGCGTGGTCGGGTTGGCGCCTTCGGTGTATCGGGAGCGGTTTGGGCGGGGGTGAATGCAGTGGATTAGCAATAGCGCCCGCACAAACAATGGACAGCTTCAGGGCTTGCGCAACAAGTAAGTATCCATGATCCAGCCATGCGCCTTGCGCGCGGCCTTGCGGGTGCGCTCGATGTCGTCGGCCACGTCCCCCAGCCGCCCCTGGATCAGGATTTCATCCGGCGTCCCGACATAAGCGCCCCAGTAGACCTGCGTATCCGGATCGCTCACCTGGCGATACGCGTCCTCGGCATCGAGCATCACCACCACGCTGGCGGCGTCGCTCACCTGCCCCGCCGCCAGGCGCCGCCCGGTGGTGATCTCCAGCGCGCCGCCAATGCTGTTCAGCGGCACGCGATGGCGAGCCGCAAGGGCCTGGACACTGCTGATGCCGGGGATCACTTCGAACTCGAAGGCACAACGGCCCGCGTCGAGGATCGACTGCAGGATGCGCACCGTGCTGTCGTACAGCGAAGGGTCGCCCCACACCAGAAAGCCACCGCACTGCCCGTCGGACAACTCATCATTGATCAGCCGTTCGAAGGTGGCCTGTTTCGCGCGGTTGAGGTCTTCGACGCTGGTCGGATAGTCCACCTCGCCACGCTGGCGCTCGGGACTGTCGGCGGTGACGAAGCGGTATGGGTGATCGACGATGTAGCGCCGGCAGATCTCATGGCGCAAATCCAGCAGTGTGCCCTTGGCCGGGCCCTTGTCCATGAGAAAGAACACGTCCACTCGGTTCAGGGCTTTGACGGCCTGCATGGTCAGGTGATCCGGATCGCCGGCACCGATGCCGATGACCAATAGCTGCTTCATGCTGACGTCTCCTGGCCAGGGCCCTGCGTGCGCCATCGCCAGACGCCATTGAAGCGCAACTCGACGGCGGACAGTGGTTCGATGTCGATCCGGTTGAAGGCGGCGCTACAGCCCAGGACATGGACCAGCGCCGCGCGAATCACAAAGGGATGAGTGACGGCCAGCACGTGCCCTGGCCGGGTTTCCAGGTTCGCCAGCCAGTCGCCGACCCGGCGGCACAAAGCGGCGACGGACTCACCGCCGTGGGGTGCCGCCTCAGGGTCGTCGAGCCAGGCTTGCACTGCGCGCGGCTCGTCCTTGAACAGCTCGTCGATGGACCGCCCGCGCCAGTTGCCCAAGTCGCAATCGGCCAGGGCCTCGGTCACCTCAGGCTCGAGGCCGAACAACGCGGCGGTCTGGCGCGCGCGCAACTCCGGTGCGCACAGCAGGTGCCGAACGTGGCGGTAGTCATCGCCGACGCTGCGACGCTGTGCCAGCCAATCGGCGTCCAGCGGCTCATCCAGGCCGAAACGCGCGTGTTTCTGGGCGACGGTCCGGGCATGGCAAATCAGGGTCAGGCGAGTGGCTTGCACGCAGGAACTCCCACACATTCAAAAGCGGTTCATCGCCGGCATATTCAGGCTTTTACTTGTACAGCACCTTATACGAAATCAAATAACCGAGACAAAATGGCGTTATTTCTTACACAACAAAAAGCATTGGCTGACATACCGAGTCACTTCGACCAAAGCCATGTCCTACGGCGCTTTCGGACCCTACCCGGTCATTTTAAACGGGACGTAAAAAGCGCTGGACATGTAGCACCAGCTACATAAATACTATTTTCAGGAGTTATGAAAGAAATCCAACACCCATCCCGGCAAGGAGCACGGATGCCGCCTCTCAGAGACCTGATCACCGATCCCGGCCTGGTGTTGACGCCGTCGGAACGCAAGGTCGTACGCGCCCTGCTCGACCACTACCCACGCAATGGCCTGGGGCCGATGTCGCGCCTGGCGGACCACGCTGGTGTCAGCGACCCGACCATCGTGCGGCTGGTGAAAAAGCTCGGCTTTGGTGGCTATGCCGAATTCCAGGAGGCGTTGCTCAGTGACATGGATCACCGCCTGCGCTCCCCGCGCACGCTGTTGCAACCGCGGGCAAAATCGCAGCAGGGCGATACCTGGAGCCACTACCTGGCGGTCAGCCAACGCAACCTCAGCGACACCCAGGCCCTGACCCAACCCGAAGACGTGCGCATCCTGGTGCAGTGGCTGCTCGACAGCCGCCATCAGGTGCATTGCTTCGGCGGGCGCTTCAGCAGTTTCCTCGCCCACTACCTGCTCAACCACCTGCGCCTGCTGCGCGCCGGCTGTTTTGCCCTGGAGGACAACGCCCAACTGCCTGATCGCTTGTTCGACGTCCAGCGCCAGGACCTGGTGCTGATCTTCGATTACCGGCGCTACCAGGCCCAGGCCCTGCGAGTGGCGAGCGCGGCCAAGGAACGGCATGCCCGGGTCGTGCTGTTCAGCGACGTCTACGCTTCGCCCTTGCGCGAGCTGGCCGACCTGATCATCAGTGCCCCGGTCGAGTCAGTCTCGGCGTTCGACAGCCTGGTCCCGGCGCTGGCCCAGGTCGAGGCCCTGGTCGCCTGCCTGACGCTGCAATGCCCCGATCTGGCCGAACGCCTGGACGGCATCGACGCCTTGCGCTCGGCATTCAACACGCACCTGTTGGAGGAAAAATAAGGATGTTCTCGCTCCCCCACCGTTCGCCCCGGGACCTGCCGTTCACCCGCGACCACACGGCCTTGCTGCTGGTGGACATGCAACGCGCCTGGCTGGAAGTGCAGTTCGATGCCCACCTCGCCAGCCCCGAGGCCGAGTACTTCATCCGCCGCGCCCGCCAACAGGTGATCCCCAACCAGCAACGCTTGCTCGCCGCGATGCGGGCGGCGCGGCACAACGTGCTGCACACCCACATCGAAAGCCTCACCGCCGATGGCCGCGACCGTTCCCTGGATCACAAGCTGTCGGACATGCACCTGCCCAAGGGCAGCCCCGAGGCGCAGATCATCGCCGAGCTTGCCCCGCAGGAAAACGAGATCGTGCTGCCGAAGACGTCCTCCGGGGTCTTCAATTCCACCAACATCGACTACGTGCTGCGTAACCTGGAAACCCGCCACCTGATCGTCGCCGGCATCGTCACTGACCAATGCGTCGACATGGCGGTCCGCGACGCCGCCGACCGCGGTTACCTGGTCACGCTGGTGGAAGATGCCTGCGCCACGTACACCGAACAGCGCCACCTGGCCTGCCTGAACGCGATCAAGGGTTATTGCTGGATCACCGACACCGCCACCGTGCTCGCTCGCTTGCAGGAGATGCAGCCATGAGCCGCCCCGATACGGCGCCACGCCTGTTACCGCTGCCCCTGACGACACTGGTGAGCACCGACCTGATCGGCGTGACCCGCGGGCGTTCGCTGCCCAGCGACGAACTGGCCCACTACGTCAGCGCCGGCTGTGGCTGGGTGCCGGCCAACAGTGCGTTGACACCCCAGGACATCATCGCGTCAAGCAACCCTTGGGGCGCCCATGGCGACCTGCGGCTGATACCGGACCTGTCCAGCCGGGTGACCGTCGACAATGGCCCCGACAGCGCCGCGCCGGCCCTGGACTTCATCCACTGCGACGTGCGCGAGACCGACGGCCGGCCCTGGGGCGCCTGCCCGCGCACGCTGCTGCAGAACGAAGTGGAGCGTTACCGCACCGGACTGGGGATGCAGGTTTTCGCCGCGTTCGAACATGAGTTCAACCTGAGCGCCACGCCCGCCCTGCCTGATCGCCTGGCCTTCAGCCTCCAGGCCCAGCGCCAGCAGGCCGGGTTCGCCGGCTGGCTGCTCAGTGCGCTGCGGGCCGGCGGTGTCGAACCGGAGATGTTCCTGCCCGAATACGGCAAGCACCAGTACGAGATCACCTGCCGCCCGACCCTCGGGGTGGCCGCTGCCGATCGCGCGGTGAACGTGCGGGAAATCAGCCGGGAGATCGCCCGGCAGATGGGCCTGGACCTGAGTTTCGCGCCCAAGACTGGGGAACACGCCATTTGCAACGGCGTGCACCTGCACCTGAGCCTGCAGGACTTGAGCGGCGACCCGATGCTGCACGACGACGCAAGCGCCAACGGCCTGTCCAGCCTCGGCCAGCACTGGGCCGCTGGCGTGCTGCACTATCTGCCGGCGCTGTGCGCCCTGACCGCGCCGACCCCGGTGTCCTACGAACGCCTGCAACCCCATCACTGGAGCGCCTCCTATGCCTGCCTGGGACAGCGCAACCGCGAGGCGGCATTGCGCATCTGCCCCACGGTGAGCCTGGGGGGCAAGTCGGTGGCGAGCCAGTACAACCTGGAGTTCCGCGCCATGGACGCCACCGCCTCACCACACCTGGCGATGGCCGCCGTGTTGATCGCCGGACGACTGGGCATCGAACAGCGCCTGCCGCTGAACGCGGTGACCGATGAAATACCCGATGAGCTGGATGAAGCACAGCGGCGCGAACGTGGCATTATCGCCCTGCCAACGACCCTGGCCCAGGCACTGGATTGCCTGCGTCACAGCGGGGCGCTGCTTCAAGCCCTGCCCCGCCCGCTGGTCGAAACCTATTTCGCCTTGAAGGCCCAGGAGCTGGCCTTGACCGAGGCGCTGTCACCTGCCGAGCGTTGTGAGCACTATGCGCGAATCTATTGAGTGTGCCGAGTCGGGGCTCTATACCGAGCCGGCCTACCGGTTGCTGCGGGAAGACTCCGAACACCCGCTGGTGCTGGTGTGCGAACACGCCAGCCGCTTCATTCCCCCGGCCCTGAACGACCTGGGCCTGGATGAAACCGCCTCCCACGAACACATCGCCTGGGACATCGGTGCCCTGGCCCTGGCCGAACGCTTGTCCGAGACCCTCGGCGCGACGCTGCTGTCGGCCCGCTATTCGCGCCTGCTGATCGACCTGAACCGCCCGCTGCACGTGGCCGACAGCATCCCGCCACAAAGCGAGATCTACCAGGTTCCGGGTAACCAGTCCCTCGACGACGCCACCCGCGCCTACCGCCAGCAGTGCCTGTTCCATCCGTTCCACGATTGCTTGCGCGCGCTGATCGACCGCCGCCTGGCCGACAACCGCCCCGTGCGGGTGGTGGGCATTCACAGTTTCACCCCGGTGTTCTACGGCCAGCCACGCGCATTGGAAGCGGGCGTACTGTTCGGTGAAGCCCGGGACTATGCCCAGCGCATCGTCGACGGGCTGACCCGCCATTCCCTGCGGGCGGCCGGTAACCAACCCTACAAGATCAACCCGTTGACCGACATGACGGTTCCGGTGCACGGCGATGGACGCGGCCTGGATTCGGTGTTGATCGAGGTGCGCAACGACTTGCTGCGCAGCCCCGAAGCGGTACGCACCTGGAGTGCATACCTGGCCCCGCTGCTCTAGGCACAGCGGCAAGCCAGCACAACCTACACAGCTGAAAAGGAGAACGGCTCATGAGTATCGAGGCATTTGGCTACAAACAGGAGTTGAAACGCAGCCTGTCACTCACCGACCTGGTGGTGTACGGGATGATCTTCATGATCCCCATCGCGCCGTTCGGCGTGTATGGCTACGTGAACGCCGAGGCGCCGGGGATGGTGCCGCTGGCGTACATCATCGGCATGGTGGCGATGCTGTTCACCGCGTTGAGCTACGGGAGCATGGCCAGGGCCTTTCCGGTAGCCGGCTCGGTCTATTCCTACGCGCAAAGGGGTCTCAACCCACACGTCGGCTTCATCGCCGGCTGGCTGATGTTGCTGGACTACCTGCTGATCCCGCCGCTGCTGTACGTGTACGCGGCGATGGCGCTGAATCATTTGTACCCGCAGATCCCCAAGGTCGGTTTCATCCTCGCGTTCCTGCTCAGCGCGACCTTCGTCAACCTGCGGGGCATTACCTTCACCGCGCGGATGAACATCCTGTTCCTGCTGGCCCAACTGGTGGTGCTGGGGATCTTCCTGTCGTATGCCTGGACAGCCCTGCACGGTGGCGCCGGCAACGGCCAATTGACCCTGGCGCCGCTGTACAGCCCCGAACACTTCAACTTCGCCCTGCTGATGCAGGCCGTGTCCATCGCGGTGTTGTCGTTCCTGGGCTTCGACGCCATTTCCACCCTGGCCGAGGAAATCAAGCACGAGCCGGGCCGCAGCATCGGCAAGGCGGCGCTGGTGACCCTGCTGGTGATGGGGGTGATCTTCGTGGTGCAGACCTGGATCGCCACCGACCTGGCGGCCGGCATGGGCTTCAAGTCCGCCGACACCGCGTTCTATGAAATCGCCGAGCTGGCGGCCGGCAGTTGGCTGGCCACCTTGACCGCTGTCGCCACGGCCCTGGCCTGGGGCGTCGCAGTGGCGATCACCTCGCAGGCGGCGGTATCGCGCCTGCTGTTCGGCATGGCCCGGGACGGCCAGTTGCCCAAAGTGTTGGCCAAGGTTCATCCAAGGCACAACACCCCGTACGTGAGCATCTACCTGGTCGCGCTGCTGTCGCTGCTGATCTGCTACCTGTTCATCGACGCCGTGGACACCCTCACCTCCCTGGTCAATTTCGGCGCCCTGAGTGGCTTCATGTTGCTGCACATCACCGTGATCAACCACTACTGGAGACGCCAGCGCTCGGGCCAGTTCATCCGTCACCTGGTCTGCCCGCTGGTGGGCTTCGCGATCGTCGCGGCCATCATGTACAACATGGGCGTCGGGGCGCAGAAACTCGGCCTGATCTGGATTGCCGCCGGCGTGATCTACCTGTGTGCGTTGAACCGATTCGGCGGACGCACCACCCTGCCCGACCCGACCGGCCAATGAGGGGCGGCGGTCGAAGGGTTCGACCGCCGGTGATGACAATGCGTGGACATCGACAGTGATCGTCAAGCCCGGTGCCAGGCACCGGGCCCTCTGGAACAGGAGTGCAATCCATGCTGGCTTTACGTCCAGTGCAACTTAGCGATCTGCCGCAACTGCAGCAGTTGGCCCGGGACAGCCTGGTGGGCGTCACGTCGCTGCCAGACGACACCGAGCGCCTGCGGGAGAAAATCCTCGCCTCGTGCGCCTCGTTGGAGGCCGATGTGCAGAAGGCCGGCGGGGAGAGTTATTTTTTCGTCCTGCAAGACCTCGATGACGGGCGCCTGGTCGGCTGCTCGGAAGTGCTCGCCAACACCGGTTGCAACGAACCGTTCTACAGTTTGCGCAACCGGCCGTTTTCCAGCGAATCCCGGGAGTTGAACATCCAGCACGGGGTCCCGGCACTGTCGCTGTGCCAGGACCTCAATGGCCAGACGCTGCTGCGCAGCTTTCACATCGATGCCGAGCGCGTGCGTACACCGGCCTCGGAGCTGTTGTCCCGGGCCCGGCTGATGTTCATCGCCGCCCATCCCCAGCGCTTTGCCGAAGGCGTGATCACCGAAATCGTCGGTTTCAGCGAAGACGGCCAGTCGCCGTTCTGGGACGCCATCGGCCAGCACTTCTTCGACCTGCCCTACGTCGAAGCCGAACGCCTGTGTGGTTTGCAAAGCCGCACCTTCCTCGCCGAGCTGATGCCGCAATACCCGATCTACGTGCCGATGCTGCCGCCCGCGGCCCAGGCGTGTATCGGCCGGGTCCATCCCGACGGCCAGGACGCTTTCGACATCCTGGCGCGCGAGGGCTTCGAAACCAACAACTACGTGGACCTCTTCGACGGCGGACCGACACTGCATGCGCGCATCGCGAACATCCGCTCCATCACCCAGAGCCGGCTCGCCATCGCCAGCCATAGCCCGCAGATCGACGCCAGGGGCCGGTACCTGGTGAGCAACGAAGGGCTCGGCAACTACCGCGCCGTCGTCGCCGAACTGGATGTGAACCCGCAAGGCCCGGTGGCCCTGTCGCCGGACCTGCTGGCTGCCCTGGGCGTCGCGCCAGGCGACCCGATCCGGGTGGTGACCCTATGAACCTCCCGCATCGGCACCGGAACCGACACGACGAAGGAGCAGCATCATGATTGTCCGCCCGGTCGCCCTCACCGACCTGCCTGCGCTGCTGGACCTGGCCCGTTGCGCGGGCCCCGGCTTCACCAGCCTGCCGGCCAACGAAGAGCGCCTGGCCCATCGCGTGCGCTGGGCCCAGCGCACCTTTGCCGGGCAAGTGGAACGCGCCGACGCTGATTACCTGTTCGTGCTCGAAGACGATGACCACCAGGTGGTGGGCATCAGCGCCCTGACCGGCGCGGTGGGACTGCGCGAGCCCTGGTACAACTACCGGGTCGGGGTGACCGTCGGTTCGGCACCGGAACTGGGCATCCAGCGACAGATCCCGACGCTGTTCCTGAACAACGAGATGACCGGGCAATCGGAAATCTGCTCGTTGTTCCTGCACCCCGAACAACGTCATGGCCACAATGGGCGCCTGTTGTCCCTGGCACGGTTGCTGTTCGTGGCCGAGTTTTCCCAGCTGTTCGGGGAAAAACTGATCGCCGAGCTGCGTGGCCATGCCGACGAACAGGGCTGCTCGCCGTTCTGGGACAGCCTGGGACGGCACTTTTTCCGCAGGGACTTCAGCTATGCAGACCAGTTGTCCGGCATGGGCAACAAATCGTTCATCGCCGAGCTGATGCCACGCCAACCGCTGTACACCTGCCTGCTCACCGAACAGGCCCAGGCGGTGATCGGCAAGGCCCATCCAAACAGCGAGCCGGCCATGCGGATTCTCAATGCCGAAGGCTTCAGCCATAAGGGCTACATCGACATTTTCGACGCAGGCCCCGTGATCGAAGCGCCGGTGGCGAAGATCCGCACCGTGCGCGACAGCCAGTCGCTGACCCTGGCCGTGGGCGCACCGGACGAACAGTCGCCGGTGTGGCTGATCCATAACCGACGCCTGGAAAACTGCCGTGTCACCAGCGCCCGGGCCCACCAGCACGGCCACAGCCTGCTCGTCGACCGTCTCACCGCCAAGCGCCTGCAAGTGCAACCCGGCGACACCGTGCGCGCCGTGGCACTCCTCAAGCAGGGGCAACAGGCAGTGGCGGCGTAGCCTCGCCGCCTACTCGACAATGCACCGCAGGCATGGCCCATGCGCATTCGTCATCATCTTTATACCTGCCACGTGATAGCCTTTGATTCTTTCGGCGTTGACACTTTTGCTCAAGCCGTTCCATTCCAATGGTGGAACTCACATGTCCAGGCTTTCCCATCAAGATTTACGCCGCAACTTTCGTCAACTGCTGGCTTCCCAGACCTGCTACCACACCGCGTCGGTGTTTGATCCGATGTCGGCTCGGATCGCCGCCGACCTGGGCTTTGAAGTAGGGATCCTGGGCGGCTCGGTCGCGTCGTTGCAAGTGTTGGGCGCGCCGGACTTTGCCTTGATCACCCTCAGCGAGTTCGCCGAACAGGCCACCCGTATCGGTCGCGTGGCGCAACTGCCGGTAATCGCCGACGCCGACCATGGCTATGGCAACGCCTTGAACGTGATGCGCACCATCATCGAGCTGGAGCGCGCCGGCGTGGCGGCGCTGACCATCGAGGACACCTTGCTGCCGGCCCAGTTTGGCCGCAAGTCCACCGACCTGATCAGCGTGGCCGAAGGCGTCGGCAAGATTCGCGCGGCGCTGGAAGCCCGGGTCGACCCGGAAATGGCGATCATTGCCCGGACCAATGCCGGGATCCTGCCGGTCCAGGAAATCATCAGCCGGACCCAGCAATACGAACGAGCCGGGGCGGACGGGATCTGCATGGTGGGCGTGCAAGACTTCGAGCACCTGGAAAAGATCAGCGAGAACCTGACCGTGCCGTTGATGCTCGTCACCTACGGCAACCCGCTGCTGCGCGACGACAAGCGCCTGGCCGAACTGGGCGTGCGCGTCACCATCGACGGCCACGGCGCCTACTTCGCCGCGATCAAGGCCACCTACGACAGCCTGCGCGAACAACGCCAGATCTTCACCCAGGCCTCGGACCTCAGCGCCACTGAACTGACCCACACCTACACCCAGCCCGAGGAATACATCCGCTGGGCCGAAGAGTACATGAGCGTCAAGGAGTAGTCCTGGAGCCGCCATCGCGAGCAAGCTCGCTCCCACAGGGGATCTGGGTGGCCGCGATATCGGTGACCGCCATATTCCTCTGTGGGAGCGGGCTTGCTCGCGAAGGCGGTGGGTCAGCTTGCATCTCTTTTGAAGGTACCGCCCTCTTCGCGGGCAAGCCCGCTCCCACAGTGGGTTTGCGGTGCGTCGTCCATCTTGGACACATACTCATTCCCCGTGGGAGCGGGCTTGCTCGCGAAGGCGGTGGGTCAGCTTGCATCTCTTTTGAAGGTACCGCCCTCTTCGCGGGCAAGCCCGCTCCCACAGGGCTCTTATGGCGGCGGATGCAAGCTGGTCTTCAGCGCCCGCTGCGCAACATCTCCTTGGGCACGTACTTGCCGATCTCGAACTTGCCGATGGCTGCCCGATGCACTTCATCCGGGCCGTCGGCCAGGCGCAGGGTGCGCTGCATGGCGTACATGTAGGCCAGCGGGAAATCGTTGGAAACCCCGGCGCCCCCGTGGATCTGGATCGCCCGGTCGATGACCTTCAACGCCACGTTCGGCGCAACCACCTTGATCTGGGCGATTTCACTCTTCGCCACTTTGTTGCCCACCGTGTCCATCATGTACGCCGCCTTCAAGGTCAGCAGGCGCGCCATGTCGATCTCCATGCGCGAGTCGGCGATCTTATCGACGTTACCGCCCAGGCGCGCCAACGGCTGGCCGAACGCGGTGCGGCTGACGGCGCGCTTGCACATCAATTCCAATGCGCGCTCGGCCATGCCGATGGAACGCATGCAGTGGTGGATCCGGCCTGGGCCGAGACGCCCCTGGGCGATCTCGAAGCCGCGTCCTTCACCCAACAGAACGTTTTCGTACGGCACCCGCACGTTGTCGAACAGCACTTCGGCGTGGCCGTGTGGCGCATCGTCGTAGCCGAACACCGGCAGCGGCCGGACGATTTTCACCCCGGGAGTGTCCACCGGCACCAGGATCATCGAGTGCTGGGCGTGGCGCGGCGCATCGGGGTTGCTCAGGCCCATGAAGATCAGGATCTTGCAACGTGGATCGCAAGCCCCCGACGTCCACCATTTCTTGCCGTTGATCACCCACTGGTCACCGTCGCGCTCGGCGCGGGCGGCCATGTTGGTGGCGTCCGACGAGGCCACATCCGGTTCGGTCATGGCAAAGGCCGAACGGATCTCGCCGCGCAGCAGCGGCGCGAGCCAGCGTTGTTTCTGCTCCTCGTTGGCGTAACGCACCAGCACTTCCATGTTGCCGGTGTCCGGCGCCGAGCAGTTGAACGGCTCCGGTCCCAGCAGCGAGCGGCCCATGATTTCTGCCAGCGGCGCATATTCCAGATTGGTCAGGCCGGCACCCAGCTCCGACTCAGGCAGAAACAAATTCCACAGGCCTTCGGCCTTGGCCTTGGCCTTGAGCTCTTCCATGATCGCCGTGGGCTGCCAGCGGTCGCCTTCGGCCACTTGCCGCTCGAACACCGCTTCAGCCGGATAGACATAGGCATCCATGAACGCCGTGACGCGTTCACGCAATTCCTGAACCTTGGGGGTATAGGCAAAATCCATGGACAGCACCTTCTTGGCAGAGGTTGATTTCAGGTCATGAAATCGATGCTAGTTCAGCTACGAAAATTTACCTAACCTATTCTCGGCGTGTATTAACATTCATCACCGATATATGTTTCACTGATTCGCATCGTTACCTGGCACCCACAACAAGTCCAAGAACCCGCCCGAATACAAGAGTGCAGCGCCATGAATCTGAGCAAGGTCGACCTGAACCTTTTCATCGTCTTCGACGCGATCTACACCGAAGCCAACCTGACCCGCGCCGGCCAAATCGTCGGCATCACTCAGCCCGCCGTGTCCAATGCCCTGGCGCGTTTGCGCGAAACCTTCAACGATCCGCTGTTCGTGCGCACCGCCCAGGGCATGGTGCCCACGCCCATGGCCCAGAACATCATCGGCCCGGTGCGCAACGCGTTGTCGCTGCTGCGGGTGTCGGTGCAGGAAAGCCGCATCTTCAACCCCTTGCAGGCCGTCAAGACGTACCGCATCAGCATGACCGACCTCACCGAAGGCGTGATCCTGCCGCCGCTGTTCCAGCGCCTGCGCCGCCTGGCGCCGACCGTGGCCATCGAGAGTTTCCTGTCCAAGCGCCGTGAGACCACCAAGGAACTGGCGGCCGGTCGCCTCGACTTCGCCGTCGATGCACCGCTCAACACCGACCCGCAGGTGCGCCACGTCAAGCTCATGGAAGACCGCTACGTGTGCGCCATGCGCAAGGGGCACCCACTGGCGGGCAAGGAAAAGATCAACCTCGACGATTACCTGGCCCAGACCCACGTGCATATTTCCAGCCGGCGCAATGGCCTGGGCTATGTCGACCTGGCCTTGGGCAAGATGGGCATCCAGCGCAAGATCGCCCTGCGTTCCCAACATTACCTGATGGCGTCCCAGGTGTTGCAGCAGACCGACATGGTCATGACCGTGCCCGAACGCTTCGCCCGCCGCCACGACCTGCACGCCTTCCAATTGCCGGTCAACGATGTGCCGCCAGTGGAAACCCACCTTTACTGGCATGAAAGCACCGACCAGGACCCGGCCAACCGCTGGATGCGCGAGCAGATGATCGAGCTGTGCCAGCAAGTGACGGCCCATGAGAAGAAGCTCGACAAGGTTTAGGCGACCAACATTGTGGGAGCAAGCTTGCTCCCACAGGTTTTGTGTACAGAACCTCCTTGCTTGACGCGAACGTCAACCTG contains:
- a CDS encoding oxaloacetate decarboxylase, translated to MSRLSHQDLRRNFRQLLASQTCYHTASVFDPMSARIAADLGFEVGILGGSVASLQVLGAPDFALITLSEFAEQATRIGRVAQLPVIADADHGYGNALNVMRTIIELERAGVAALTIEDTLLPAQFGRKSTDLISVAEGVGKIRAALEARVDPEMAIIARTNAGILPVQEIISRTQQYERAGADGICMVGVQDFEHLEKISENLTVPLMLVTYGNPLLRDDKRLAELGVRVTIDGHGAYFAAIKATYDSLREQRQIFTQASDLSATELTHTYTQPEEYIRWAEEYMSVKE
- a CDS encoding acyl-CoA dehydrogenase — its product is MDFAYTPKVQELRERVTAFMDAYVYPAEAVFERQVAEGDRWQPTAIMEELKAKAKAEGLWNLFLPESELGAGLTNLEYAPLAEIMGRSLLGPEPFNCSAPDTGNMEVLVRYANEEQKQRWLAPLLRGEIRSAFAMTEPDVASSDATNMAARAERDGDQWVINGKKWWTSGACDPRCKILIFMGLSNPDAPRHAQHSMILVPVDTPGVKIVRPLPVFGYDDAPHGHAEVLFDNVRVPYENVLLGEGRGFEIAQGRLGPGRIHHCMRSIGMAERALELMCKRAVSRTAFGQPLARLGGNVDKIADSRMEIDMARLLTLKAAYMMDTVGNKVAKSEIAQIKVVAPNVALKVIDRAIQIHGGAGVSNDFPLAYMYAMQRTLRLADGPDEVHRAAIGKFEIGKYVPKEMLRSGR
- a CDS encoding LysR family transcriptional regulator, which gives rise to MNLSKVDLNLFIVFDAIYTEANLTRAGQIVGITQPAVSNALARLRETFNDPLFVRTAQGMVPTPMAQNIIGPVRNALSLLRVSVQESRIFNPLQAVKTYRISMTDLTEGVILPPLFQRLRRLAPTVAIESFLSKRRETTKELAAGRLDFAVDAPLNTDPQVRHVKLMEDRYVCAMRKGHPLAGKEKINLDDYLAQTHVHISSRRNGLGYVDLALGKMGIQRKIALRSQHYLMASQVLQQTDMVMTVPERFARRHDLHAFQLPVNDVPPVETHLYWHESTDQDPANRWMREQMIELCQQVTAHEKKLDKV